From Salvelinus alpinus chromosome 20, SLU_Salpinus.1, whole genome shotgun sequence:
tttaaaagtaatcctcaaagtaatcatatagtttttcaaaagtatctgtaatctgattacaagaTTTTTGCTGGtaatttaacggattacagttactgtTTTTTGTAACATgaaacggattacatgtaatccgttactccccaaccctgagaGTATGCCAATGCAAATATGGCAGAAaaggtatgtactgtatgtgtcacgccctgaccttagagagcctttttatgtctctatttggtttggtcagagtgtgatttggggtgggcattctatgtttttgtttgctatgattttgtatttctatgttttggctgggtatggttctcaatcagggacagctgtctatcgttgtctctgattgggaaccatacttaggtagcccttttccctcctttcagtgtgggaagttaactttgtttgtggcacatagcccttaaacttcacggttgttttgtattgtttattgtttttgtcggcgtcatttctaataaaaggaatatgtacgctcacaacgctgcgctttgatccacttcttacgacggccgtgacagtatGACAATGTTATATGAAGTGTGAAAAATAAGTATTGGCTTTTATCAGTAAAATATATTCTCAGCTCAACTTGCCTGACAAAGCTGAAGAACATATGCACATCCAGGTACATTTTGCAGGTGCTGGAGTTGCTCAACTTGCCCAACTGCCATAAATGCCATAATTTGTCATTTTTTCACTTAAACAATGGGGAGGAACCAGAAAGATCAGTTTTAGGTAGTTATGAGTCAAATAAATTCTCAGAGCAGGCCCAACTTGCACGGCTGCCATAAATGCCATAAATTATCTATCTTTCACTTAAGCAATGTGGAGGAACCAAATAAATCAGTTTTAGGCTACTGGAATATTttgcagttttttttattttattttttcattgGGGCAACCTCAGAGCAGGCCCTGCTTGCTCCCACCTTGATGACTCCGTGGCAGGCAGCAGATTGCCATATAAAGACACAACGTCTTTCATTTCTCTTAGTGAAGTTGTCCTAGGTTGCATGTCACTTCCTTCCTAGTACATTTGAATAGATTCGTTGTCAGTTGATTCTGAGGGAGAGACAGTGCACTGCCTGTCAAGCAGTGAGAGCAGCAGACACACTGAAGGAAGGAGAGTGAGTCAGAGACCACAAAGACAGGCCTTCCAGTCAACTCACCTCCCTAAGGTAATTCAATCTCCTGACCTTGGGGCctctctgtgtcagtgtctgtgtgtgcctctgCATGTGTCAGTATTTCATTGAATCTACTGGGAAGATGGTCTGTGACTGCATGttgattttgatgaggatgaAGATGAATGATGATGATAAGGATGATGAGTTTCTGTTGCTTTAACAGTCCACAAGTGTTCACAGATGGTCCTGTGTGTAAATAGATGGTGTCTTCCTGGATCTGAGGGCAGCATCTGTAGTTTGCATTGATTTACAGTAGCCTAACAATATGCTTAATAATCATAAAGTATCCTCTTGCTACTTTATCATCCAAGGATTGTTGTTACACAGTCACATAATACATTGATACAGTATTACAAAAATTGTTATATAGCCCTATAGTGAATTCTGATGTTCACAGGAGAAGCATTGCCATGTCATGACTTTAGTTTTAGTATCAGCATGGTGGCAGAGAGCAGAAGTAGTCTAAATCATTGCATAGTGTTTAAACAGGAAGTTAGTTGGGTTGTGGTTAGCCTTGCTGCAACTGCTGAAAATTCTAACATGTGAAAGCCTACAGTAACTTagttaaacatttacattttctaAAAGTTTCCAACATATCATCACTAGTCATCCAATAACGTGTGCTTACATGTTAAGCATGCGGAATTTGCTGGCACATACACATCTGTAAACTTCAACTCACCACTGCTGTATTCATTTAGAAATTATGAACAATAaataatacatactgtatgttgtctttCAATAGTGCTTGAATAATTAATAACACACTAcacttaaaggggcagtgcagttaACTTAATTTTCCTTTTTTTAACGATATTTACAAACTATGAGGTCGAAATAACACTCTTAAATTGTGCAAAAGGtgataatgccctttttgtgTAAGAGCTGGGGTTTTTTtatgcctgaaatttcagcctgtttaggTGGTGCAAATCTTTTGGCCCACATCTTGATTATAATAGACCAATGACTGTTCATCTGGGTAAGGTGGTGGGCTCTAGACCATCCTATCAGCCGATCAGGGCTGTGCATGTAAATATCTTAACATTTGTTTCCTAACATCCACAtgatcagactgagcatttcaagGGCCAAAGGAGGCTCAGATAACAAATATATTTTGGAGTTATTTTCATTAAATAAACAGTAATGACCAAGATTTGCATGTGAAATCCGCGGTACCATGATGGATGTTTGTGGGTATTGCAGTTTTACTTCCATAAAGGCCCTTGATGATTTTAGtgcctgagaccacaggtaatcCTTGATGATTTTAGTGCCTGAGACCACAGGAAATCCTTGATGATTTTAGTGGCTGAGACCACAGGTAATCCTTGATGATTGATGATGGTTTTAAGGATTTCAAATCAAGGAACTGGATTTGCTTGAGGAAAGATAACACCCCTCATGATCAAATTGCAAAGACACATTTACTTCATCATCtaaaaggcaggtagcctagtggttagagcgttgggccagtaactgaaaggtagcTGGATTGAGTCTCTGTAGTTCTGCCCcttagcaaggcagttaacctactgttctccggtaggccgtcattgtaaataagaatttgttcttaactgacttgcctagttaaataaaggttcagtattattatatatttttttaaagtaaagTCTGGGTAAATGTCAGCCCTAAAAAGGCAGTAATATCCTATAGTTAGATTAGTGAACATTACACTGTGCCATCCAGTGTGTGGTTTATTGAATAATCAGAGTGTATTTCAGTGCTGATTGGAATGTAATGCTTACAAAGTGACAAAGCTGGTAATTTTGAGCCATGGTGTGTAAAGACATCAGTTTCACTTCTGTTTCTGACCTCTATAGCTATAGTGTGAGAAAGGGAACAAAACCCGGATTTCCTTGTTTTTACTTATTTGAGCATTCAAAACTGTGCTACTacatacccactgggcaaaaagtGGTTGAATCAACTTTTTTACACATCATTTCAACAAAAAATTGTAATGttatgttgaatcaacgtggaaaacgaattggatttgcaaaaagttatCAACAtaagggatttaaaaaaaaaaatgtacccaacttttaacctaaatccaatgacatgatgacatttttgttgatttcacgttgaagtCACAGAAACTCAACTGAAATTAAATCAAAGATGAATAATGAATAGATGAATAATGGTCTCTAGACCCTTCTCCACACTATATGTTTAGAAAACCATCGATGCAATCTCAAGGAGCCAAGCTGATTTGTCCTGATGCGATGGGTGACAATGGAAAGAGAAACATTTGTTACTCATCTCCAAACTTCACACCTCTGAGGCAAGCAGAGCAGACATAGTTTGAAGTAGGTCTCTGTCTCTAACATGACCTTATATCTCTCGCTGTATCTGTGGTATACAGCTTTAGCGGCCTCATTGAAACCACACAGTGAATGGCAGCCATTCTTCCTGTCTGTTATCACTACAGCTACATCTACTCCCCTCTCAACTCAGACTGGGGCCTGAAATGTATACTCAGTCCTAAGGCAGATGAAATAAAGACATGAATAAAGATATGAATCGTGTGAATGACCTCACCACCTTAGCAGAAGTAGGAAGGAAGTAGCTCGCTAGAAGCAGGATGTTTCACAAAGAAATAGACATCAGAGCCCAGAACCTCTGGGTAGAGCACATTTTTTTGAAATTATCACAATGACAAAATGCTGAAATTTAATATTTATTCTAGTTCCTCCCTGTTGAGTATGTTCAGTACCGTATGGTTTTAGTGAAAAAAGGTGAAGTTATGTGTAACTGGTTTCAGATTCCACAAGATGGCTGCTCCAGCACAGATCTCTCAGGATGAGTTGGAGGAACTGAGAGAAGCCTTTGCTAAGATCGGTGAGAGCCTGACAGGGAAATTCTTTGTAGACTCACTTCACTCTTATCCTGGGTCCCTGATTATTTTTGCATTCAACAAGGCTACATTCTATGTGACCTTTGACCTATATTTCTTATTCCAGATGTTGATTCTCACGGCCACATTGGCACAGATGAGCTCAATGACCTGTTCAAAGCTGCCAACCTGCCATTGCCAGGATACAGAGTCCGAGAGATCATCCAGGATCTTACCAAGACAGGAGACCTGCATGACGGCAAAGTCACCTTCAACGAGTTTGCCAATGTAAGTTCAGAGGTCAATAGGTCAAAATCAATGGCAGTTACAGAAAGTCAATGTCAAAGAAGAGCAGACCATACTTTGAGACATCTTGACATGACACCAGAGATACATGGTCTCATCTCTTCTCATTCACTAAGGTGGTCCATGGACTGAAGAGCACAGAGGTGGCTAAGACCTTCAAGAAAGCTATCAACAAGAAGGAGGGCATCTATGCTGTAGCAGGAACCTCAGAGCAGTCTAGCTCAGGCACACAGCACTCCTACTCAGGTGATTGTCCCTACTTGTTTCACTGGCTGAGAATACCCCCAAGATATCTACTTCAGTCTGTCTAGATACATCTGTAGCCAACATCACACAGGAAGCACTTATCATTCCAATGAGGCATACAGAACCATATCTATGTAAGGACTGGGTGTCGGAGTACGAAGTCAAACGCAGGAAGCAGAGGGTGCAATAACAAATGTTCCCTTTTAATGAACACAGAGAAACTAAAGTCACCCTTCTAATATACTGGGTGCTCATAAAAAACTACCCCAGACACGGGGGGAATGAAAGCAGTCCAGTAACCACGTAGACACGTAGTACAAAACAGACACCACGCTTAACAActaataatcccgcacaaagaaccGGGCGGGCCGGCTGATtgataagcccaactaattaccAACAAATGAAAACAGGTGTAatcaataaacacataaggagggggagaaaaggatcagtggcagctaataggccggtgacgacgaccgccgagcgccacctgaacgggaaggagagcctgcctcggtcggagtcgtgacaatCTATCTCTATATGTGGAACAATCCATCAGTACAACAAGACTTCCTGGTCTGTGAAGTTACACATCTATACGTCTCTGATTGGCCAATGTATACAAATATTTCTCCATAAATACAAATACTCCTACATGTATAATGTTGTGCATTCCCCCCATGCCCACACATTTCTCCActgacagaggaggagaaggtggctTTTGTGAACTGGGTGAATAAGGCATTGGAGAAAGACCCAGACTGCAAGCATGTCCTCCCCATGGACCCCACCACTAACGACCTGTTCACCGCTGTCGGAGATGGGATCGTTCTATGGTACTTTCTAACTGGTCTCATGGACTTACTTTAGAGTATGTGCAACCTTGATGATATAAATCAATCCCTACAGAAATATTCCATTGATATCAACCTATGCACCTCTCCTTCACCTGGTAGTAAGATGATCAATCAGTCTGTTCCGGACACCATCGATGAGAGAACCATCAACAAGAAGAAGCTCACACCCTTCACCATCCAGGTAACCTTTTACAGACTGTTCAACACCAGCTGACTCAGAGGACTGCAGCTTTGTATAACCCATTGACAGTCCTTTCTTtgtcattatatacagtatatactgtatgccaTGCACAGGTATCTATACTGTTTTGTGTGCTCTAACAGGAGAATCTGAACCTGGCTCTTAACTCTGCGTCGGCCATCGGCTGCCACGTGGTAAACATCGGAGCAGAGGACCTGAAGGAAGGCAGGCAGCATCTGGTCCTAGGCCTGCTCTGGCAGGTCATCAAGATCGGCTTGTTTGCAGACATTGAGATCAGCAGAAACGAAGGTGTGTGTGTTAAATGTTTATTTGAATATGGATTTTCAATGTTTTGGTGTGTTTTATAACTTTATAacatgtgagtgtgtatgtatatctataatactgtacatcacttgATCTCTGTAGCTATGTATGTTAATGAGTGTGTTATTTCAATGATGTGTGTGTGCAGCTCTGATAGCCCTGCTGAGGGATGGGGAGAGCCTGGAGGACCTGATGAAGCTTTCCCCAGAGGAGCTGCTGCTGCGCTGGGCCAACTACCACCTGGAGGAGGCCGGCTGCTCCAAGATCAACAACTTCAGCTCTGACATCAAGGTGGGTCATACGCACCATGTCTGTCCTGGATTATCATATGactgtgtcagtcctggatcGTCATATGACTGTGTTGGTACTGGATTGTCATATGACTGTGTCGGTCCTGGATCTTTTTGTGCATTTGTGATTGTATAAATTTTCTGTTTTGCATTACAGGATTCTAAGGCCTACTACAACATCCTGAACCAAGTGGCCCCTAAGGGAGATGAGGAGGGAATCCCTCTGATTGCCATCGACATTTCAGGGATAAGGGTACCTGGTCATCCCACCCTAGAAAACATCATCCATTACAATTCCATTTTAGGCAACCTGATCAACAGACAGTGCTGTTCTTCTTTTTTGGTTAAAAGTGCCTAAAAGTGACCATATTATCAATGAGTGATGCATCATAGATACAGTAGATGTTGCTGTTAAATCTCTCCCTACCGCCCcctgcaggagaaagaggacaTAAAGAGAGCAGAGTGCATGTTGGAGCAGGCTGACCGTCTTGGCTGCCGACAGTTCGTCACAGCAACCGACGTAGTCCGCGGCAACCCCAAGCTGAACTTGGCGTACATTGCCAACCTGTTTAATAAGTATCCTGCCCTGAAGAAGCCAGAGAACCAGGACATTGACTGGAGCTCCATCGAGGGTCAGGGTTGGGACCATCCCAAACCATAACCTAGTTCCTGAGCATCCCCTCTTCCTGATTAAATAATATaaaccatatatacagtacaaggcCTGAACCAGTGTGTAATGTTATCTGTCACTTACAGGTGAGACCAGAGAGGAGCGCACCTTCAGGAACTGGATGAATTCCCTGGGGGTCAACCCTCGTGTCAACCACCTCTATGTGTAAGTACAGTACAGGTCACTCCATCTTATTATACACCATTTCCAACCATTTACAATCATTTGGAAACCACACTAAtgtaatgtgtgtgcatgttttacAGGGACATAGATGATGCTTTGGTCATCTTCCAGCTCTATGAGAAGATCAATGTGCCAGTGGATTGGGACAAAGTAAACAAACCCCCTTACTCCAAACTGGGCAGCAACATGAAGAAGGTGAGACTACGAACAATAAGTGTTCTCCCACAGTGCGATCATGATTAAACTGATCAATTGATTGAATTATTATTCATTGATTTATTATGCGTTTGTCTGTGCCAGTTGGAGAACTGTAACTATGCAGTGGAGCTGGGGAAGAATGAGGCTAAGTTCTCCCTGGTGGGCATTGCTGGACAGGACCTGAACGAGGGCAACCGAAAACTCACCCAGGCCCTGCTGTGGCAGCTGATGAGAAGGTAATGCAACAGAACATTATTAAAAATGCCTTAGATATTTTTTCCCCTGTTCAAGTCAAGTGATCAGGAAAAACTCATAAGCAGGCCCAGTGCCATCTCCATAATTCCACATTTAGAAggatccatctctttctctcaggTACACGCTGAACATTCTGGAGGAGCTTGGTGACGGGCAGAAGGTGAATGACGACACCATCGTCACCTGGGTCAACGACACACTCACACAGGCTGGCAAAGGCACCATCTCTGGATTCAAGGTAGGCTGTAACTCTGCTGTTTAACATTTTCCTGACCATGGTACCTTTTTTGAAGTACTAGACTTCATTCTACTTTTCCAAGTagaataagtaaaaaataaagcaTCCACCACAGCaatagctcagtgtgtgtgtacctctgtaGGATGGGTCCATAACCACCAGTATGCCAGTCCTGGACCTGATTGATGCCATCCAGCCAGGCTCCATCCGCTATGATCTAATCAAGGTGGAGGACCTGACTGAGGAAGAGAAGCTCAATAATGCCAAGTACGTACCATGTGATGATAACATTTGAGTACTAGCTTGATGAAATTAAATGTTCAGGACAACAGCTAAGATGTCCCCTAAATCCTGCCTATTGTCAGGTATGCCATCTCCATGGCCAGGAAAATCGGAGCGCGGGTGTACGCCCTGCCTGAGGACCTAGTGGAGGTGAAACCTAAGATGGTGATGACAGTGTTCGCCTGCCTGATGGCCCGAGGCATGAAGAGGGTGTAGTGGTCACAACCCCACAGAACACATCACATGAAGAGGTGATCAGTAGAACAACCAGAATCAGGTTACAGAAGATATCAGCTCACTAGGTCAATACTAATTCAGTAATGTAGCTAGTATGTCTGGAAATCAGTGATTCAAAACTCAGGGCTGATAATGAAGAgcagaaaacaaataataatacTGTACCTGGAGTTATactggaaatatatatatttttttaatttaatgtAGCATCTTATTTTGATAAGATTTAGCTCTTTTTTACATAGAAACTTCTTTACTTGATGCTATTAATTTCAAATTGTGACCATTTTGCTTTCAGACTAACATTTGTGAAATGATATCAAGGAAACagattttataaaataatttaaaacaaATGTTGTGCGTCTTGGTTTTGTTCACATGTATTATAATGCACATGCACTACACCTGTACATCAGTATGAGCAGTTCCCTTACAAATAGTTGTTCTGCATTGAGAACCTATTCATGTCATAAATCATCTAGTTCCCTCATTCAAAAGAGAATCCAACATTCCTGTatctgcatgtactgtatgtctcacCATGTTCAGTAGAAAATACAATCCAACAACCCAGATGGTTCATTACATATCCATTTAATGAAACAAAAGCAACAAGCATCAATCTATGGAGGGAAAAAAAACAGTTTCAAAATCTATTTTCAAAATATGTCCATCTTTGTCCAGAAAAGAGAGATGAAAAACAGTAACTGAGTTCAAAGCTGGACTCCAGGCGGGTACTGGTGAGATTGTGAGGATTGTCTGGGTGGTTATACAGCCTTGGTCAGTTTCTCTTGGTTGGGACGCTATTTAGCGGGTTGTGCCTCTGTGGGCTTACTACCTGGGGGGTGTTATTTGGCACAACAGGCTACTTGCCACGTTCTATGTACTATGAAACCGTTATTTGGCAGGTTTGACCTCTGGGGGGATTTCTCCTGTATCCAGGGTCTTGAGGAGGCGGAAGAGGCCAGCTGCTTCCCGTATGCGGCTGAACTCAATGCAAAAGGCCTGCACCTCGATGAACAGGTCCTGCACGTTTATGATCTTGTTCCGGATCAGAGACtgaaggaacacacacaccaggcgCACCAGGCGGTTCTGCAAATGGAAACAGAGGTTTTACATAAACATCTGGACCACTGACTAACACAGTGGAGCACTGACTAACTTTAGTAAAAGAAACAGTCATCTTGAGCAGGGAGAACCCACAAATGAACTTCCTGTTACAAATTTCTGAGAAAGTGGCATGcatcctctggtaagacaagcATTTCAATGTTACTGAAAGGCCAAACATCAGGCTCCTGTCAAGGCCCTTCCACAGTCCTCCTTACCTGCATGTACTTGTCTTTGATCTGTTCACACGTGGAGATACAGTTGGAGATGTACAGGTGAATGAACTCTGGAGGGAGGTCCACAGCAGTTGTCAGCCTGTGCACACAAAGAATAACCTCACATAAATAAACagaaaaataaacacattttaaaacagaTTGTAGACAACTGAATTGTATAAATCAAATTCTATCCAAAGTCCACACCTATTGACCACCTCCATGGAGTGCAGGGACATGTCCATGTTGACCAGGACGGAGAAGTACTCCGTGATCTGGCTGGACTGCATCAGTTTGAGAAGCATCTCGATGGCCACCAGAGGGTTGTTTTCCACCAAGTCAGGCAGCTTGGCCGGGGTCAGACCGATGTGGTACACCAGCTTCGGATCCTTCTCCAGCTCACTCAGGAGCTGT
This genomic window contains:
- the lcp1 gene encoding plastin-2 produces the protein MAAPAQISQDELEELREAFAKIDVDSHGHIGTDELNDLFKAANLPLPGYRVREIIQDLTKTGDLHDGKVTFNEFANVVHGLKSTEVAKTFKKAINKKEGIYAVAGTSEQSSSGTQHSYSEEEKVAFVNWVNKALEKDPDCKHVLPMDPTTNDLFTAVGDGIVLCKMINQSVPDTIDERTINKKKLTPFTIQENLNLALNSASAIGCHVVNIGAEDLKEGRQHLVLGLLWQVIKIGLFADIEISRNEALIALLRDGESLEDLMKLSPEELLLRWANYHLEEAGCSKINNFSSDIKDSKAYYNILNQVAPKGDEEGIPLIAIDISGIREKEDIKRAECMLEQADRLGCRQFVTATDVVRGNPKLNLAYIANLFNKYPALKKPENQDIDWSSIEGETREERTFRNWMNSLGVNPRVNHLYVDIDDALVIFQLYEKINVPVDWDKVNKPPYSKLGSNMKKLENCNYAVELGKNEAKFSLVGIAGQDLNEGNRKLTQALLWQLMRRYTLNILEELGDGQKVNDDTIVTWVNDTLTQAGKGTISGFKDGSITTSMPVLDLIDAIQPGSIRYDLIKVEDLTEEEKLNNAKYAISMARKIGARVYALPEDLVEVKPKMVMTVFACLMARGMKRV